A stretch of the Panthera uncia isolate 11264 chromosome D1, Puncia_PCG_1.0, whole genome shotgun sequence genome encodes the following:
- the LOC125929503 gene encoding basic proline-rich protein-like, whose translation MALWAPACPGGSALGSARPSRQPRLSPPERAPARPSTVHAQPPAKQPASRGPRCPWGRPGRAATARVGVDTGSWRPERITCAAPRSPARSEAPGAGTPGSPPTGPAPRGPAARRSPPAAALPPSGSARPAAAEAVRASPSPPAAGPPRRHWLPWGRGRNKLPPRRDEIVLERMRRAGSS comes from the exons ATGGCTTTGTGGGCACCTGCTTGCCCT GGAGGTTCAGCTCTGGGTTCTGCAAGACCGTCCCGACAGCCCAGACTCTCCCCGCCAGAGCGCGCCCCCGCCAGACCTAGCACGGTTCACGCCCAGCCCCCCGCGAAGCAGCCGGCCAGTAGGGGTCCCCGGTGCCCCTGGGGCCGGCCCGGCAGAGCGGCGACGGCGAGGGTCGGGGTGGACACCGGGTCCTGGAGGCCGGAGCGGATTACCTGCGCTGCGCCGCGCTCTCCCGCGAGGTCTGAAGCCCCTGGAGCGGGAACGCCGGGGTCACCGCCCACCGGGCCCGCCCCGAGGGGCCCCGCCGCCCGCCGCTCGCCACCCGCCGCCGCGCTCCCGCCGTCCGGGTCCGCTCGCCCCGCGGCCGCCGAGGCCGTTAGGGCCTCTCCCTCCCCGCCAGCAGCCGGCCCTCCGCGCCGCCACTGGTTGCCATGGGGACGCGGCCGAAACAAGCTGCCGCCGCGgaggg ATGAAATTGTTTTGGAAAGGATGAGGAGAGCAGGAAGTTCCTGA